The genome window GTAGCTTAGTTATTATAAAAGGGATAGTCCCAGGTGAAACTTCACTTGGAGCTACCCCTTTTTCTAGTATTGTCATTGAAAATTTACAATAGTAAAAACTCAAACGAAATTAATTTACAAAGCTTCATGCTTACAATCTGGACACTTACCATAAATCTCAAATTTATGATTTTCAATTTCATAGTCTGGCAGCTTTTCTCCAAGCATTTCCATAGGGCAGAGATTTAGCTCCTTAACATTGCCACAGTCCATACAAATAAAATGATGGTGATGATGTTCAGATTCGCAATGCATACGGAAATTCCGTTCCCCAGATAACTCAGTTTCTTCTAGTATTCCAAGCTTCACAAACGTTGCTAGGTTGCGATAGATTGTATCAAAACTCATACCTGGAAAATCTTTTTTCAAAACATCTAATAAATCTCGAGCCGTTAAATATTTATCTGTTGCTGCAAACATATCTAATATTAATTCCCGCTTATCTGTTTTTTTAAAGCCGTTCTCTTTTAAAATTTCCCACGCTCTTGAAACATTCACTGTGCTACCTCCTCTTGCTTTGCAGCCATTCTAAATACTAATTTTTTTCCTAGTATTACAAGTAACAAAATTAAGATAGAAGTGACGACAATTGTACCACCAGGTGCTAAATCTAAATAAAAAGCACTGACTAGACCGATCAACACAGCCGTTTCGCCAAAGACAATTGCATAGATGATTGTTTGCTTAAAGCCCTTTGCAAGTCGCATTGCAGCAGCTACTGGTAACGTCATCAGTGAGGACACTAGTAAAATACCTACGATACGCATACTTGCAGCAATAACAAGTGCTGTCACAATCATAAATAAGAGATGAATCCAACGTGCAGGTAAACCGCTAGCTTTTGCATATTCCTCGTCAAAAGATAAAACAAAAAGCTCCTTAAAAAATAACAACAAAAAGATAATGACAACGGCAGCAATTCCCACCACTACCCATAAATCCTGACGTGACACAGCTGACACTGAACCAAATAAATAGCTCATTAAATCCGTGCTAAAGCCACTTGCAAGTGAGATAAAAATAGCACTAATACCAATCCCACCTGACATAATAATTGGAATAGCAAGCTCTTCATAGTGCTTATATAAACGTCTAAGACGCTCAATTAAAATCGAACCACTGACAGAGGCAAGTATGCCTAAATAAATTGGATTTAGCATTGCCAAGGCTGTAACAGATTGGCTGATATATAAGCTTCCCGCTATACCTGCGAGTGTCACATGTGACAAGGCATCTGCAATAAGCGAAAGCCTGCGAACGACAATAAAAACACCTAGCAGCGGTGCCAATATGCCAATTAATAGCCCAGAGAAAAAGGCATTTTGTAAAAATTCATAGTTAAAAATTGCTTCAATCATTGCGCCTTCTCCTTCTAGTGAATCTTTCTCACAGAATGGCCATACCAAGCATCGAGCGCATCCTGAGAAATTGTATCAAATTCATTTTTGTAACCATGGAAGTGTATAGTTTGATTTAAACATGCTA of Lysinibacillus agricola contains these proteins:
- a CDS encoding Fur family transcriptional regulator: MNVSRAWEILKENGFKKTDKRELILDMFAATDKYLTARDLLDVLKKDFPGMSFDTIYRNLATFVKLGILEETELSGERNFRMHCESEHHHHHFICMDCGNVKELNLCPMEMLGEKLPDYEIENHKFEIYGKCPDCKHEAL
- a CDS encoding metal ABC transporter permease, with the protein product MIEAIFNYEFLQNAFFSGLLIGILAPLLGVFIVVRRLSLIADALSHVTLAGIAGSLYISQSVTALAMLNPIYLGILASVSGSILIERLRRLYKHYEELAIPIIMSGGIGISAIFISLASGFSTDLMSYLFGSVSAVSRQDLWVVVGIAAVVIIFLLLFFKELFVLSFDEEYAKASGLPARWIHLLFMIVTALVIAASMRIVGILLVSSLMTLPVAAAMRLAKGFKQTIIYAIVFGETAVLIGLVSAFYLDLAPGGTIVVTSILILLLVILGKKLVFRMAAKQEEVAQ